The following are encoded together in the Osmia lignaria lignaria isolate PbOS001 chromosome 6, iyOsmLign1, whole genome shotgun sequence genome:
- the LOC117607780 gene encoding uncharacterized protein LOC117607780 isoform X2, with protein MFEELNIEPIVEILYESSDDEDETEVDQEFAIESEYDSNSEQSASSDNESINNDNDTLCTFGKNKHKWNNKPVREECNLKHSTISYSPEVCGLAKAHTVLNPELAWRCLFTDETLYVIVKYTNQEIDRRKGKYLCPNEASFLSETNYQEVRAVLGLLYLAGVFKTVHESLEDLYANDGTGRDIFPATMTLKRLLFLLSCLRFDDKKTREERKRTNKFTAISEFFEQFILNCQANYSSSEYLTIDEMLIAFEGKCPFKMKGGRFKKEEEFFRAYATCSKTCTSDRKNEQKCNRK; from the exons ATGTTTGAAGAATTAAACATAGAACCAATTGTTGAAATCTTATATGAATCAAGTGACGATGAGGATGAAACAGAAGTTGATCAAGAGTTTGCTATTGAAAGTGAATATGATAGCAACAGTGAACAAAGTGCTAGTTCGGACAATGAAAGTATCAATAATGACAATGACACACTGTGTACATTTGGTAAAAACAAACACAAGTGGAACAATAAACCTGTTAGAGAAGAATGTAATTTGAAACATAGTACAATTAGTTATTCACCTGAGGTTTGTGGACTTGCAAAAGCACATACTGTTCTTAATCCAGAACTTGCTTGGCGTTGCCTCTTCACAGATGAAACACTTTATGTTATTGTGAAGTATACTAATCAGGAAATAGATAGAAGAAAGGGTAAATATTTGTGCCCCAATGAAGCCTCATTTTTAAGTGAGACTAATTACCAAGAGGTAAGAGCAGTTCTGGGACTTTTATACTTAGCAGGTGTTTTCAAAACTGTACATGAAAGCTTGGAGGACTTATATGCTAACGATGGGACAGGGAGGGATATATTTCCAGCAACAATGACTCTGAAAAGGTTACTATTTTTACTTTCTTGTCTCAGATTTGATGATAAAAAAACGAGAGAAGAACGAAAGAGAACAAACAAGTTTACAGCAATATCCGAATTTTTTGAGCAATTTATTCTCAATTGTCAAGCAAATTATAGTTCTAGCGAGTACCTAACGATCGATGAAATGTTGATAGCTTTTGAAGGCAAATGTCCCTTTAAAAT GAAAGGAGGACGTtttaaaaaggaagaagaattttTCCGTGCCTACGCAACATGCTCTAAAACTTGTACATCCGATAGAAAAAACGAACAGAAATGTAACAGGAAATAA
- the LOC117607780 gene encoding piggyBac transposable element-derived protein 4 isoform X1, with protein sequence MFEELNIEPIVEILYESSDDEDETEVDQEFAIESEYDSNSEQSASSDNESINNDNDTLCTFGKNKHKWNNKPVREECNLKHSTISYSPEVCGLAKAHTVLNPELAWRCLFTDETLYVIVKYTNQEIDRRKGKYLCPNEASFLSETNYQEVRAVLGLLYLAGVFKTVHESLEDLYANDGTGRDIFPATMTLKRLLFLLSCLRFDDKKTREERKRTNKFTAISEFFEQFILNCQANYSSSEYLTIDEMLIAFEGKCPFKMYLPSKLNKYGIRIMILADAKTHYLINAHVYTGKEDVLKRKKNFSVPTQHALKLVHPIEKTNRNVTGNNWFSSIELADELRNRGVTYVGTMKKDKKQIPPQFLPHKKKVIGSSVFGFNEHATLVSYTPKKNKSIILISTKHHTKSIDNESGKPEILRFYNMTKDTVDKLEQDISKYSTAQSTKWWPMVMFFAIMDIAAFNAYILQTKKENSEQITRRDFIISLGKSLIQSELKRRSLEKELPRELRHTIVKLTGVCNPRNEARDEPVDWIGKRRRCQSCPRGSDRKTGTYCEICKKPLCAGCTKRICPGCF encoded by the coding sequence ATGTTTGAAGAATTAAACATAGAACCAATTGTTGAAATCTTATATGAATCAAGTGACGATGAGGATGAAACAGAAGTTGATCAAGAGTTTGCTATTGAAAGTGAATATGATAGCAACAGTGAACAAAGTGCTAGTTCGGACAATGAAAGTATCAATAATGACAATGACACACTGTGTACATTTGGTAAAAACAAACACAAGTGGAACAATAAACCTGTTAGAGAAGAATGTAATTTGAAACATAGTACAATTAGTTATTCACCTGAGGTTTGTGGACTTGCAAAAGCACATACTGTTCTTAATCCAGAACTTGCTTGGCGTTGCCTCTTCACAGATGAAACACTTTATGTTATTGTGAAGTATACTAATCAGGAAATAGATAGAAGAAAGGGTAAATATTTGTGCCCCAATGAAGCCTCATTTTTAAGTGAGACTAATTACCAAGAGGTAAGAGCAGTTCTGGGACTTTTATACTTAGCAGGTGTTTTCAAAACTGTACATGAAAGCTTGGAGGACTTATATGCTAACGATGGGACAGGGAGGGATATATTTCCAGCAACAATGACTCTGAAAAGGTTACTATTTTTACTTTCTTGTCTCAGATTTGATGATAAAAAAACGAGAGAAGAACGAAAGAGAACAAACAAGTTTACAGCAATATCCGAATTTTTTGAGCAATTTATTCTCAATTGTCAAGCAAATTATAGTTCTAGCGAGTACCTAACGATCGATGAAATGTTGATAGCTTTTGAAGGCAAATGTCCCTTTAAAATGTACTTACCATCCAAGTTAAATAAATATGGTATAAGGATAATGATTTTAGCAGATGCAAAAACCCATTATTTAATCAATGCTCATGTATATACAGGAAAGGAGGACGTtttaaaaaggaagaagaattttTCCGTGCCTACGCAACATGCTCTAAAACTTGTACATCCGATAGAAAAAACGAACAGAAATGTAACAGGAAATAACTGGTTTTCATCTATAGAACTTGCAGATGAACTGAGAAATAGGGGTGTTACATATGTGGGAACAATGAAAAAAGATAAGAAGCAAATTCCTCCACAGTTTCTTCCGCATAAGAAGAAAGTTATCGGATCATCTGTTTTTGGATTCAACGAACACGCCACCCTCGTCTCCTACActcctaaaaaaaataaatcaataattttaatttctacgaAGCACCATACAAAGAGCATTGATAACGAAAGTGGGAAACCTGAAATACTTCGCTTTTATAACATGACAAAGGACACAGTGGATAAACTAGAGCAGGACATATCAAAATATTCCACAGCACAAAGTACAAAGTGGTGGCCCATGGTGATGTTTTTTGCCATCATGGATATCGCAGCATTTAATGCTTACATACttcaaacgaaaaaagaaaattccgaACAAATCACGAGACGTGATTTTATTATATCCTTAGGCAAGTCTCTGATTCAATCAGAACTTAAAAGAAGGAGCTTAGAAAAGGAACTACCTCGTGAATTAAGGCATACAATTGTGAAATTAACTGGTGTTTGTAATCCTCGTAATGAAGCACGAGACGAACCCGTTGACTGGATAGGAAAACGAAGAAGGTGTCAATCGTGTCCACGAGGAAGTGATAGAAAAACTGGCACCTATTGTGAAATATGCAAAAAACCTTTATGCGCAGGATGCACTAAAAGAATTTGCCCAGGGTGTTTTTGA
- the LOC117607780 gene encoding uncharacterized protein LOC117607780 isoform X4, whose amino-acid sequence MFEELNIEPIVEILYESSDDEDETEVDQEFAIESEYDSNSEQSASSDNESINNDNDTLCTFGKNKHKWNNKPVREECNLKHSTISYSPEVCGLAKAHTVLNPELAWRCLFTDETLYVIVKYTNQEIDRRKGKYLCPNEASFLSETNYQEI is encoded by the exons ATGTTTGAAGAATTAAACATAGAACCAATTGTTGAAATCTTATATGAATCAAGTGACGATGAGGATGAAACAGAAGTTGATCAAGAGTTTGCTATTGAAAGTGAATATGATAGCAACAGTGAACAAAGTGCTAGTTCGGACAATGAAAGTATCAATAATGACAATGACACACTGTGTACATTTGGTAAAAACAAACACAAGTGGAACAATAAACCTGTTAGAGAAGAATGTAATTTGAAACATAGTACAATTAGTTATTCACCTGAGGTTTGTGGACTTGCAAAAGCACATACTGTTCTTAATCCAGAACTTGCTTGGCGTTGCCTCTTCACAGATGAAACACTTTATGTTATTGTGAAGTATACTAATCAGGAAATAGATAGAAGAAAGGGTAAATATTTGTGCCCCAATGAAGCCTCATTTTTAAGTGAGACTAATTACCAAGAG ATTTGA
- the LOC117607780 gene encoding uncharacterized protein LOC117607780 isoform X3, with translation MFEELNIEPIVEILYESSDDEDETEVDQEFAIESEYDSNSEQSASSDNESINNDNDTLCTFGKNKHKWNNKPVREECNLKHSTISYSPEVCGLAKAHTVLNPELAWRCLFTDETLYVIVKYTNQEIDRRKGKYLCPNEASFLSETNYQEVRAVLGLLYLAGVFKTVHESLEDLYANDGTGRDIFPATMTLKRKGGRFKKEEEFFRAYATCSKTCTSDRKNEQKCNRK, from the exons ATGTTTGAAGAATTAAACATAGAACCAATTGTTGAAATCTTATATGAATCAAGTGACGATGAGGATGAAACAGAAGTTGATCAAGAGTTTGCTATTGAAAGTGAATATGATAGCAACAGTGAACAAAGTGCTAGTTCGGACAATGAAAGTATCAATAATGACAATGACACACTGTGTACATTTGGTAAAAACAAACACAAGTGGAACAATAAACCTGTTAGAGAAGAATGTAATTTGAAACATAGTACAATTAGTTATTCACCTGAGGTTTGTGGACTTGCAAAAGCACATACTGTTCTTAATCCAGAACTTGCTTGGCGTTGCCTCTTCACAGATGAAACACTTTATGTTATTGTGAAGTATACTAATCAGGAAATAGATAGAAGAAAGGGTAAATATTTGTGCCCCAATGAAGCCTCATTTTTAAGTGAGACTAATTACCAAGAGGTAAGAGCAGTTCTGGGACTTTTATACTTAGCAGGTGTTTTCAAAACTGTACATGAAAGCTTGGAGGACTTATATGCTAACGATGGGACAGGGAGGGATATATTTCCAGCAACAATGACTCTGAAAAG GAAAGGAGGACGTtttaaaaaggaagaagaattttTCCGTGCCTACGCAACATGCTCTAAAACTTGTACATCCGATAGAAAAAACGAACAGAAATGTAACAGGAAATAA